One genomic window of Psychrobacillus sp. INOP01 includes the following:
- a CDS encoding copper resistance D family protein, producing the protein MMFILTTISEALLYVCFALLMGSYILSLFPNDLIPTIIVPRKVKLVAVIGIAIFSFVPLISLIMYLYEDYGLVDSLQSILLTFEVGKSWLFMFIVTVFLGLYILFFEHKQSIYYSVIGILLVLVLIMCVSWSSHASSIQSFKGLITHFTHFTSVVIWVGILLVIAWFSQNTNNWLSFLKWFHITALYCFGIIMITGFSLMSFSTPLDAYPDTWMVSYGQSLLIKHLLIIPLIAYAFINGILMKKRLLKKDYFDARPWAKVEFFILLLIFGATGAMSQQSPPHNLFETINSEGFSSLFLLFHDGIGFSGIAVQLVVNLDGLLLLCISAVFLVMCLFSFVKRMPAIFSFIMSLFVVIAAYLGLLFSIQIV; encoded by the coding sequence ATGATGTTTATTTTGACAACTATTAGCGAGGCACTTCTTTATGTGTGCTTCGCTTTGTTGATGGGAAGCTATATTCTATCTTTATTCCCAAACGATTTAATCCCTACTATTATTGTACCGAGAAAAGTGAAATTAGTTGCAGTAATTGGCATTGCAATTTTTTCTTTTGTGCCACTTATTAGTTTAATCATGTATTTGTATGAAGACTATGGTTTAGTCGATTCATTACAATCCATTTTATTGACCTTCGAGGTAGGTAAATCATGGTTATTTATGTTTATCGTAACAGTATTTTTAGGATTGTATATTCTATTCTTTGAACATAAGCAATCAATCTATTATTCGGTTATCGGAATTTTACTAGTTTTAGTACTTATCATGTGTGTAAGCTGGTCAAGCCATGCAAGTTCTATTCAAAGCTTTAAAGGGTTAATCACTCATTTCACTCACTTTACATCAGTAGTTATTTGGGTAGGTATATTGTTAGTAATAGCTTGGTTTTCCCAAAATACGAATAACTGGCTATCCTTTTTAAAGTGGTTTCATATAACTGCACTATACTGTTTTGGGATCATTATGATAACAGGATTTTCTTTGATGAGTTTTTCAACACCTTTGGATGCATATCCTGATACTTGGATGGTTTCATACGGTCAAAGCCTACTCATCAAACATCTGCTTATTATTCCACTAATTGCATATGCATTTATAAATGGAATTCTCATGAAAAAACGGTTACTAAAAAAAGATTATTTCGATGCTCGTCCATGGGCAAAAGTAGAGTTTTTCATACTTCTACTAATTTTCGGGGCTACTGGTGCTATGAGTCAACAATCACCACCACATAATCTGTTTGAAACAATAAATAGTGAAGGTTTTTCTTCTTTATTTTTGCTGTTTCATGATGGGATTGGTTTTTCTGGCATAGCTGTTCAACTAGTAGTTAATCTTGATGGACTACTCTTGTTATGTATATCTGCCGTTTTTCTTGTGATGTGTCTATTCTCGTTCGTTAAAAGAATGCCGGCCATCTTTTCCTTTATCATGAGTCTATTCGTCGTTATAGCGGCATATTTAGGACTATTATTTAGTATTCAAATTGTATAA
- the parC gene encoding DNA topoisomerase IV subunit A: MTQTERYQNLPLEEVIGDRFGRYSKYIIQDRALPDARDGLKPVQRRILFAMFQEGNTNDKPFRKSAKTVGNVIGNYHPHGDSSVYEAMVRMSQDWKLRHMTVEMHGNNGSVDGDPPAAMRYTEARLSAISHELLRDINKNTVDYIPNFDDSDSEPVVLPARFPNLIVNGSTGISAGYATDIPPHALHEALDAVLMRIENPAATVDELMTVINGPDFPTGGIIQGVEGIKKAYETGKGKIVVRSKTEIETIKGGKQQIVITEIPFEVNKANLVKKIDEQRHDKRLEGIADVRDESDRTGLRIVIEMKKEVDAHGILQYLLKNTDLQVTYNFNMIAIHNRRPTMMTLPLLLDSYIEHQKEVVTRRTVFDLKKAKDRLHIVAGLMKALSILDEVIKAIRASKDKRDAKNNIISLFNFSEAQAEAIVSLQLYRLTNTDITELQNEEETLNKLVKDLESILAKESILLKVIKKELLTVRKQFAEPRKSKIEDEIEEIKVTLDVLIPSEEVYVTVTKDGYIKRTSTRSYTASNGQDFAIKDSDYLLYKEPINMQNHLLLFTSKGNYIYQPVHELPDIRWKDLGQHISSIVPLDSQERIIKVMGIDSFDKDLSVLTATKDGQIKRSLLSDYVVQRYARPIKTINLKKTDELIMAELVAPSDDVLITTHASYSVRFSLDEVPITGVKTGGVKAINLKDEDFVVSVNPIALQSNEDIMLITHRGAVKKMALNEIEAGGRAKRGVLTLRELKSNPHRVFDVLLVEKNDELIIEAEKGQESIEVKSFRPSDRYSNGSFVIDTEKDGPLVRVWKQPKEEK, from the coding sequence ATGACACAAACCGAACGTTATCAAAATTTGCCATTAGAAGAGGTGATCGGTGATCGGTTTGGACGTTATAGCAAGTACATCATTCAAGATCGTGCACTACCCGATGCTAGAGATGGTCTTAAACCAGTTCAACGTCGTATTCTATTTGCCATGTTCCAAGAAGGTAATACAAATGATAAACCATTCCGAAAATCGGCTAAAACAGTTGGGAATGTAATTGGTAACTATCATCCACATGGTGATAGTTCAGTTTATGAAGCAATGGTTCGTATGAGTCAAGATTGGAAGCTACGCCATATGACCGTAGAAATGCATGGTAATAATGGTTCTGTAGATGGAGATCCACCTGCTGCGATGCGTTATACGGAAGCTAGACTTTCTGCTATTTCTCATGAACTACTTCGCGATATTAATAAAAATACAGTTGACTATATTCCAAACTTCGATGATTCTGATTCAGAACCAGTAGTATTACCAGCTAGATTCCCAAATTTAATCGTAAATGGATCTACAGGTATATCAGCTGGTTACGCAACAGATATTCCCCCTCATGCACTACATGAAGCTCTTGATGCAGTACTGATGAGAATTGAAAATCCTGCTGCAACAGTAGATGAGTTAATGACCGTCATCAACGGCCCAGATTTTCCGACAGGTGGGATAATTCAAGGTGTTGAAGGTATTAAAAAGGCATATGAAACAGGAAAAGGTAAAATTGTAGTTCGTTCCAAAACGGAGATTGAAACTATAAAAGGTGGTAAGCAACAAATTGTTATTACCGAAATTCCTTTTGAAGTCAACAAAGCAAACCTAGTGAAGAAAATTGATGAACAAAGACATGACAAACGTCTGGAAGGAATTGCAGATGTCCGTGACGAATCAGACCGTACAGGTTTACGCATTGTCATTGAAATGAAAAAAGAAGTAGATGCACATGGTATTCTTCAATATTTATTAAAAAATACTGATTTACAAGTGACCTATAATTTCAATATGATTGCTATTCATAATCGCAGACCTACAATGATGACTTTACCTCTTCTGTTAGATTCATACATTGAACATCAGAAAGAGGTAGTGACTCGACGAACAGTTTTTGATTTGAAAAAAGCCAAAGATCGACTACATATTGTAGCAGGTCTCATGAAGGCTCTTTCTATATTAGATGAAGTTATTAAAGCAATCAGAGCTTCCAAAGATAAAAGGGATGCAAAGAATAACATAATATCATTATTTAATTTCTCAGAAGCTCAAGCTGAGGCAATTGTTTCCTTGCAATTATATCGTTTAACTAATACAGATATTACAGAGCTTCAAAATGAGGAAGAAACCCTGAATAAATTAGTTAAAGATTTAGAGAGCATTCTTGCAAAAGAATCCATTCTTTTAAAAGTTATTAAAAAAGAGCTTTTAACAGTCCGAAAACAATTTGCAGAGCCAAGAAAATCAAAAATTGAAGATGAAATTGAAGAGATTAAAGTGACATTGGATGTCCTTATCCCAAGCGAGGAAGTATATGTTACTGTAACGAAGGACGGCTATATTAAACGGACAAGTACACGTTCTTATACAGCATCTAATGGACAAGATTTCGCCATTAAGGATTCGGATTATTTACTCTATAAAGAACCTATTAATATGCAGAATCATTTATTATTATTTACTTCTAAAGGTAATTATATTTACCAACCTGTACATGAATTACCAGATATACGTTGGAAAGATCTTGGACAGCACATTTCGAGTATTGTGCCTCTAGATTCTCAAGAAAGAATTATTAAAGTTATGGGAATAGATTCATTCGACAAAGATTTAAGCGTATTAACAGCAACGAAAGATGGTCAAATTAAACGTTCATTACTTTCTGATTATGTTGTACAAAGATACGCAAGACCGATTAAAACGATCAACCTGAAGAAAACCGATGAGTTAATAATGGCAGAACTCGTTGCACCATCTGACGATGTATTAATCACGACCCATGCTAGCTACTCAGTACGCTTCTCTTTAGATGAAGTGCCAATCACTGGTGTGAAGACTGGTGGAGTTAAAGCAATTAATCTAAAAGACGAAGATTTTGTAGTAAGTGTGAATCCGATTGCCCTACAGAGCAACGAAGATATTATGCTTATCACACATAGGGGTGCCGTTAAAAAGATGGCATTAAACGAAATCGAAGCTGGGGGTAGAGCTAAGCGTGGAGTTCTTACTTTAAGAGAGCTTAAATCGAATCCTCATCGCGTGTTTGATGTATTATTAGTGGAAAAAAATGACGAACTTATTATTGAAGCGGAGAAAGGTCAGGAATCGATAGAAGTAAAATCATTCCGTCCATCGGATAGGTATTCTAATGGTTCATTTGTCATTGACACAGAAAAAGATGGTCCTTTAGTTCGAGTGTGGAAGCAACCAAAAGAAGAGAAATAA
- a CDS encoding copper resistance CopC family protein: MKRILWMTIACVLLFSNSALAHTGLESSTPAQGSTVTEKVNEITLTFLTKIEETSSFTLTNSSNDSIDVEGITVNDHIMTGNVIESLENGAYQINWKIIGADGHPMEGVIDFVLDAPEEVEAEEPITEPSDEVEPNESNTEELETTVEADDEEEESTNSTVGIIIVLVIIVALAAWWMARRNKK; this comes from the coding sequence ATGAAAAGAATATTATGGATGACAATTGCATGTGTACTATTGTTTAGTAACAGCGCACTAGCACATACTGGCTTGGAAAGCTCAACTCCAGCTCAAGGGAGTACGGTAACAGAAAAGGTAAATGAGATTACACTTACATTTTTAACAAAGATAGAAGAAACAAGCTCATTCACACTAACGAATTCATCGAATGATTCGATAGATGTAGAAGGTATTACAGTAAATGATCATATAATGACTGGGAATGTGATTGAAAGCTTGGAAAACGGTGCATATCAAATCAATTGGAAAATAATCGGGGCTGATGGTCATCCAATGGAAGGTGTAATTGATTTCGTACTAGATGCGCCAGAAGAGGTTGAAGCGGAAGAACCAATTACTGAACCGAGTGATGAAGTAGAACCAAATGAATCCAACACCGAAGAACTGGAAACAACAGTAGAAGCTGATGATGAAGAAGAAGAGAGCACCAATTCTACAGTAGGAATTATTATAGTTCTAGTTATTATCGTGGCACTAGCTGCTTGGTGGATGGCTCGGAGAAATAAAAAATGA
- a CDS encoding spore germination protein, with the protein MKFKLPFNKKQTTIAIDSIKEDIGTITPLKIDFIKSIKDATHNPSDLIVKSIPPNITLIYINNLVNDQIMNDHIISGLQNKPNETPETIKTALSISEVNISTQLKKTVESIVNGFVLIHVEGYSQVILANIAKGESRSLSAPENESQVIGAQVGFNESLSTNISLIRRYIVSPDLCNEELKVGKHTNTSVNLLYMSGIASDQMINTLRERITNLNLDALIDSAILSEIIDDNSLSPFPQMLLTERPDRFCASLLNGKLGVIVDGSSMAIICPQSFIEFLQSQEDQNLRWLIATFARLLRFTAILLSVFLTPIYVGALTFHYEVIPQAFLVPLSESRALVPFPPVFEALLLEFIIELLREAGARLPTKIGQTIGIVGGIVIGTAAVQAGITSNILLIFVALSALASFTTPSYLMGNVIRLIRFPIIILAGFWGFYGIMLAFCFILIHLLRQSSLGAPYLSPFYPPRLKDMRDSIIRMPFPYTAKRPVLTRPADQDKFNPEPVKPDKS; encoded by the coding sequence ATGAAGTTTAAACTACCTTTCAATAAGAAACAGACAACTATAGCAATAGATTCAATTAAAGAAGATATAGGTACGATTACTCCTTTGAAAATTGATTTTATTAAGTCCATAAAAGATGCCACCCATAATCCATCTGATTTAATCGTTAAATCTATCCCCCCGAATATTACCCTTATTTATATAAATAATTTAGTGAATGATCAGATTATGAATGATCATATTATATCCGGTTTACAGAATAAACCAAACGAAACTCCTGAAACTATCAAGACTGCTCTTTCCATATCGGAAGTAAATATATCTACACAATTAAAGAAAACTGTAGAATCGATAGTAAATGGATTTGTTCTTATCCATGTGGAAGGATACTCACAGGTAATATTAGCCAATATTGCTAAAGGTGAATCCCGGAGTTTGTCGGCACCTGAAAACGAATCACAAGTAATCGGAGCACAAGTAGGTTTTAATGAAAGCCTTTCAACAAATATTTCCTTAATTCGTCGCTATATAGTGAGTCCCGATCTTTGTAACGAAGAATTAAAAGTTGGAAAGCACACAAATACTTCAGTCAACCTGTTATATATGAGCGGTATTGCCTCTGATCAAATGATTAATACACTGCGCGAAAGAATCACCAATCTAAATTTAGATGCGCTAATCGATAGTGCTATTCTTTCGGAAATAATTGACGATAACTCATTATCTCCGTTTCCACAAATGCTTCTGACCGAAAGACCAGACAGATTTTGCGCTAGTCTATTAAATGGGAAATTAGGGGTTATTGTAGACGGTAGTTCCATGGCTATCATTTGCCCTCAATCGTTTATTGAATTTTTACAAAGTCAAGAAGATCAAAATCTAAGATGGCTAATTGCTACATTTGCTCGATTATTAAGATTTACTGCTATTCTTTTATCCGTTTTTTTGACACCAATATATGTAGGAGCGTTGACATTTCATTATGAAGTAATTCCTCAAGCCTTCTTGGTTCCGCTTAGTGAATCGAGGGCTTTAGTTCCTTTTCCACCTGTATTTGAAGCATTGCTTCTTGAATTTATTATTGAATTACTAAGAGAGGCTGGGGCAAGATTACCAACAAAAATTGGACAAACTATTGGAATCGTTGGTGGTATCGTAATTGGAACAGCAGCCGTACAAGCTGGAATTACAAGTAATATATTACTAATATTCGTTGCATTGAGCGCCCTCGCATCTTTCACAACACCAAGTTATCTGATGGGGAATGTTATTCGACTCATTCGTTTCCCAATTATAATACTTGCAGGTTTTTGGGGTTTTTATGGAATTATGCTTGCTTTTTGTTTTATACTCATTCATCTATTGCGACAATCTAGCTTGGGAGCTCCATATTTGTCTCCTTTTTATCCCCCTAGGTTGAAAGATATGCGAGATAGTATTATTAGAATGCCCTTTCCATATACAGCGAAAAGACCTGTCCTTACAAGACCGGCAGATCAAGATAAATTCAATCCTGAACCTGTAAAACCTGATAAAAGTTGA
- a CDS encoding Ger(x)C family spore germination protein, which translates to MRKFNIYFILLFLVGILTGCAETNILDRVGLTTLVGYDVGTEEKIATTAVIREVNPEFQSNVEIVSTENNTSKGSRMKSNRKLSKKITVGQMRVVLFGEELAKDNLHYYIDTHLENASVSNSLYMAVVEGKTTPLLEYEYKNIDDIGQHIFRLLEQNIKQEYMISATLHEIAHDYYSVGKDFAMPIIKRDEEFVEISGIAIFKGGKMVSTLPVKDSFYIKLVRDSFKSGLFETILKDQDIPTDILKNPPEQIPVAFDAINSKRELKLVDASTPEFDLNLKIKARLLEVYPDVNLGDPKVVAKLEKAVSKNLSREISRIIAQCQDVDSDIFGFGEKYRSSVRNSKLTKEKWHKLYKDMKVNVNVDFVILRNGVFE; encoded by the coding sequence ATGAGGAAGTTTAATATCTATTTCATTCTTCTTTTTTTAGTTGGTATATTAACCGGATGTGCAGAAACAAATATTCTTGATCGAGTAGGGTTAACCACTTTAGTAGGCTATGATGTGGGAACCGAAGAAAAAATAGCCACTACCGCGGTTATTCGCGAAGTAAACCCTGAATTTCAAAGTAATGTGGAAATTGTCTCAACTGAGAATAACACTAGTAAAGGGAGTCGGATGAAGTCTAATCGTAAATTATCGAAAAAAATCACCGTCGGCCAAATGAGGGTTGTTTTGTTTGGCGAAGAGTTGGCTAAAGATAATCTTCATTATTACATTGATACACATTTAGAAAACGCTAGTGTAAGTAATAGTCTTTACATGGCAGTTGTAGAAGGCAAAACAACTCCATTACTTGAATACGAATATAAAAATATTGATGATATTGGGCAACATATATTTAGGCTACTCGAACAAAACATAAAACAGGAATATATGATTTCGGCAACTCTTCATGAAATTGCACACGATTATTATTCGGTAGGAAAAGATTTCGCTATGCCAATTATAAAAAGAGATGAAGAATTCGTTGAAATAAGTGGAATAGCTATATTTAAAGGTGGCAAAATGGTAAGCACACTCCCAGTTAAGGATAGTTTTTACATCAAGCTTGTGAGAGATAGTTTTAAGTCAGGATTATTCGAAACTATCCTAAAAGATCAGGATATTCCCACCGACATACTAAAAAATCCACCTGAACAAATTCCAGTAGCTTTTGATGCCATTAACTCAAAAAGAGAATTGAAATTAGTTGATGCTTCTACTCCAGAATTTGACCTAAATCTGAAAATAAAAGCAAGATTATTAGAAGTATATCCAGATGTTAATCTAGGGGATCCTAAAGTTGTTGCAAAACTTGAAAAAGCGGTTAGTAAAAATTTATCAAGAGAAATATCCAGGATAATTGCCCAATGCCAGGATGTAGATTCGGATATTTTTGGCTTCGGGGAGAAATATAGAAGCTCTGTGAGAAACTCTAAGCTGACGAAGGAAAAATGGCATAAGTTGTATAAAGATATGAAAGTAAATGTGAATGTAGATTTTGTTATATTAAGAAATGGTGTTTTTGAATAA
- a CDS encoding nucleoside hydrolase, with the protein MVKKLLLFGDIGIDDTVALIYASLSEEVEIVGIVADYGNVSREDAVSNIYYLMTLFDFPQGIPVIRGAEVPLTGEQPTFYPEIHGEHGLGPIIPDDNHTLKIENFLEIVKIIENYKDELIIVNIGRLTSLATMFILYRDLMSNVKEFYIMGGAFWIPGNVTTVSEANFHGDPIAVNIVLTYGNNVTILPLNATQKAIVTPGMVDYIEQFGKTKIFKPLMEYYTRFYKERDPSLHGSPIHDALTLMATIHPEMFIFESYPVRVVDDLDGPARGQSIAETRPYEKQNNGEKIHRIAFDINYDTFFHNFLSVMTGQQLNND; encoded by the coding sequence CTGGTAAAAAAACTGCTTTTATTCGGGGATATTGGTATTGATGATACAGTTGCATTAATCTACGCTAGTTTAAGTGAGGAAGTTGAAATCGTTGGTATAGTTGCAGATTACGGTAATGTATCTAGAGAAGATGCCGTGTCCAATATCTATTATTTGATGACATTATTTGACTTTCCACAAGGAATTCCTGTTATCCGGGGGGCAGAAGTGCCTTTAACAGGTGAACAACCTACTTTCTATCCAGAAATACATGGAGAACATGGGCTTGGACCAATCATACCGGACGATAATCACACTTTAAAAATCGAAAACTTTTTGGAAATAGTGAAGATAATTGAAAATTATAAGGATGAACTAATAATTGTAAATATTGGCCGCCTTACTTCTCTTGCTACAATGTTCATACTATACAGAGACCTTATGAGTAATGTGAAAGAATTTTATATAATGGGTGGAGCCTTTTGGATTCCAGGAAATGTCACTACAGTGTCAGAAGCGAACTTCCACGGGGATCCTATTGCGGTGAATATTGTGTTAACATACGGAAATAATGTTACTATTCTTCCATTGAATGCAACGCAAAAAGCAATAGTCACACCTGGCATGGTTGACTATATTGAACAATTTGGGAAAACTAAAATTTTTAAACCATTGATGGAATACTATACACGTTTTTATAAAGAACGTGATCCATCCCTTCATGGAAGTCCCATCCATGATGCCCTGACCCTTATGGCGACGATTCACCCTGAAATGTTCATTTTTGAGTCTTATCCTGTTAGAGTTGTCGATGACCTAGATGGGCCAGCAAGAGGACAAAGTATTGCTGAAACCCGTCCATATGAAAAACAAAATAATGGGGAAAAAATACATCGTATTGCGTTTGATATTAACTATGATACGTTTTTTCATAACTTTTTGTCTGTTATGACCGGTCAACAACTAAATAATGATTAA
- a CDS encoding GNAT family N-acetyltransferase — protein sequence MNQDIIINEMISSDWERVREIFIEGIRTANATFRTEAPNWDEWDKDHLNICRFVAKQDEKVVGWVALTPISSMHAFSGVVEVSIYIASSVAGKGVGSRLLQQVIDSSEQNKIWTIQSMIFPENAASIYLHRKFGFEEVGTRKQLGKLNGVWRDVVLLERRSTVVGVE from the coding sequence ATGAACCAAGACATAATTATTAATGAAATGATATCTTCTGATTGGGAACGAGTCAGAGAGATATTTATAGAGGGTATTCGAACTGCGAATGCCACATTTAGAACAGAGGCTCCAAACTGGGATGAATGGGATAAAGATCATTTAAATATTTGCAGATTTGTTGCTAAACAGGATGAAAAAGTAGTGGGGTGGGTGGCACTAACCCCAATTTCTAGTATGCATGCATTTTCAGGAGTTGTAGAGGTTAGTATTTATATTGCTTCTAGTGTAGCTGGAAAGGGAGTTGGTAGTCGATTGCTCCAACAAGTAATTGACTCCAGCGAGCAAAACAAAATCTGGACAATCCAATCAATGATTTTCCCTGAAAATGCTGCGAGCATATATCTACACCGAAAATTTGGTTTTGAAGAAGTAGGAACAAGAAAACAATTAGGGAAGTTAAATGGAGTTTGGCGTGATGTAGTATTACTTGAGCGCAGAAGCACTGTAGTTGGAGTTGAATAA
- a CDS encoding GerAB/ArcD/ProY family transporter codes for MKNSIQLSPKDMINAYLLFFVIHSTQIGVGIQGFQRIVYQDAKQDAWISVLLAGLATHIVAICMIKTLEVYGSNDLYGIQQDIYGKWIGNFLNALYILYCFVGFFSVLRNYIEVIQAWIFPDISTWFLSATLLIIVIYAFTGGLRVMVGVSFFSVVLALWILPMLIFPMKFSTVDSLLPILEANISSILKGTQSMTFTIIGFEILNVIYPFIKDKKNVRKHTHLALLATTFVYLAFMMVSITYYSEGKLLKTIWATLTLFSFISFPFMERFEFVAICFWMLIILPNLCLYLWAAYRGTIRLVKISGTTFVWIFSLFALIGTLIFQTRTQIDTINTQFGKVAFYIVFVYPIFLFIITMLKRKFTSQKEQKNEEV; via the coding sequence ATGAAAAATTCTATACAACTTAGCCCCAAAGATATGATTAATGCTTATTTGCTTTTTTTTGTAATTCATAGCACTCAAATTGGGGTTGGAATACAGGGGTTTCAACGGATTGTGTACCAAGATGCAAAACAGGATGCATGGATTTCAGTTTTACTTGCAGGTCTTGCCACACATATCGTCGCTATTTGTATGATTAAAACGTTAGAGGTTTACGGTTCCAATGACCTTTATGGGATCCAACAAGATATTTACGGAAAATGGATTGGCAATTTTTTAAATGCCCTTTATATATTGTATTGCTTCGTAGGATTCTTTTCTGTTCTACGGAACTATATTGAAGTTATACAAGCATGGATTTTCCCTGATATAAGTACTTGGTTTCTTTCGGCTACTTTACTAATAATCGTCATATATGCGTTTACAGGTGGACTTCGAGTGATGGTTGGTGTTTCTTTTTTTAGTGTCGTACTCGCTCTTTGGATTTTGCCTATGTTAATATTTCCAATGAAGTTTTCAACCGTAGACAGCCTACTTCCTATTTTGGAGGCAAATATTAGCTCCATACTAAAAGGTACCCAATCCATGACTTTTACAATTATCGGCTTTGAAATACTTAATGTGATCTATCCCTTTATAAAAGACAAGAAAAATGTAAGGAAACATACGCATTTAGCTTTGTTGGCTACGACTTTTGTATATCTGGCTTTCATGATGGTTTCAATCACCTACTACAGTGAAGGAAAGTTACTTAAGACGATATGGGCGACATTAACATTATTTAGTTTCATCAGTTTCCCTTTTATGGAGAGATTTGAATTTGTCGCTATTTGTTTTTGGATGTTGATCATTTTGCCAAATCTTTGTCTTTATTTATGGGCTGCTTATCGTGGAACTATTCGATTAGTAAAAATAAGCGGAACGACATTCGTTTGGATATTCTCTCTTTTCGCTCTCATTGGTACACTAATCTTTCAAACGCGTACCCAGATAGATACGATTAACACTCAATTTGGAAAAGTGGCTTTTTATATCGTGTTTGTTTACCCTATTTTCTTATTTATAATTACCATGCTGAAAAGAAAATTCACATCTCAGAAGGAGCAAAAAAATGAGGAAGTTTAA